The Sphingomonas telluris genome includes a window with the following:
- the hutH gene encoding histidine ammonia-lyase yields MKLDPTNIDLATLRRLWAGADASLGDRAMQRVAEAAASVDRIVAGGETVYGVNTGFGLLASTRIPDERLAELQTNLILSHSAGLGEPLPRHVTRLMIILKLLGLGRGHSGVRPLVIEALEALLEHDAMPQIPAQGSVGASGDLAPLAHLIAALMGKGRIDVRGDVLAADEALRRLGMQPLQLGPKEGLALINGTQASAAIALDALFASERVFAAAIAAGALSVDALKGSVKPFDPRISDLRGQPGQIRVAAALRDLLDGSEIVESHTRCGKVQDPYSFRCQPQVMGAALDLLENAARTLTIEAGAVTDNPIVFPDEDTAISGGNFHAQPVAFAADIITMAMCEVGSLSERRTAVLIDPKMSGLPPFLTNDSGVNSGLMIPQVTAAALVSENKSLAFPASVDSIPTSAGQEDHVSMAPIAGRKATQIARNAAGVIAVELIAGAQGIDCHSPLKTSGKLQAVHDKVREHSPHLVSDRYWAEEMAALQSAVLAGELFTLPLEAA; encoded by the coding sequence ATGAAGCTCGATCCCACCAACATCGATCTGGCGACGCTTCGTCGCCTCTGGGCCGGAGCGGATGCGAGCCTCGGCGATCGCGCGATGCAGCGCGTTGCCGAAGCCGCTGCTTCGGTGGACCGCATCGTTGCGGGCGGCGAGACGGTCTACGGCGTCAACACCGGCTTCGGCCTCCTCGCCAGCACGCGCATCCCCGACGAGCGCCTCGCCGAGCTCCAAACAAACCTGATCCTGTCGCACAGCGCGGGGCTCGGCGAGCCGCTGCCGCGCCACGTCACGCGGCTGATGATCATCCTCAAGCTTCTGGGCCTTGGACGCGGCCATTCCGGCGTTCGGCCGCTGGTGATCGAAGCGCTCGAAGCGCTACTCGAACATGATGCCATGCCTCAGATCCCGGCGCAGGGCAGCGTCGGCGCCTCGGGCGATCTCGCCCCGCTCGCGCACCTGATTGCAGCGCTGATGGGCAAGGGCCGGATCGACGTTCGCGGCGATGTGCTCGCGGCCGATGAGGCGCTGCGCAGGCTCGGAATGCAGCCGCTGCAGCTCGGCCCAAAGGAAGGCCTGGCGCTCATCAACGGAACGCAAGCTTCCGCCGCAATCGCACTCGATGCGCTGTTCGCCAGCGAGCGCGTCTTCGCCGCTGCCATTGCCGCGGGCGCATTGTCCGTGGATGCGCTGAAGGGCAGCGTGAAGCCGTTCGATCCGCGAATTTCCGACCTTCGCGGCCAGCCGGGCCAAATCCGCGTCGCGGCTGCCTTGCGCGACCTGCTCGACGGAAGCGAGATCGTCGAAAGCCACACCCGCTGCGGAAAGGTGCAGGACCCCTACAGCTTCCGCTGCCAGCCGCAGGTTATGGGCGCAGCGCTGGACCTGCTCGAAAATGCCGCGCGCACGCTGACGATCGAAGCGGGCGCAGTGACCGACAATCCGATCGTCTTTCCCGATGAGGACACGGCGATTTCGGGCGGCAATTTCCATGCCCAGCCGGTCGCCTTCGCGGCGGACATCATCACGATGGCGATGTGCGAGGTCGGGTCCCTGTCCGAACGGCGGACCGCGGTCCTTATCGATCCGAAGATGAGTGGCCTGCCGCCTTTCCTGACGAACGATAGCGGCGTGAACTCAGGGCTTATGATTCCGCAGGTAACGGCGGCTGCGCTGGTCAGCGAGAACAAGAGCCTGGCGTTCCCGGCGAGCGTCGATTCCATTCCGACATCCGCGGGACAGGAAGACCATGTGTCGATGGCGCCGATCGCGGGGCGCAAGGCGACGCAGATCGCTCGCAACGCCGCCGGCGTGATCGCGGTCGAATTGATCGCCGGAGCGCAGGGCATCGATTGCCACTCTCCGCTCAAGACGTCCGGCAAGTTGCAGGCCGTTCACGATAAGGTGCGCGAACATTCCCCGCACCTCGTGTCAGACCGCTATTGGGCGGAAGAGATGGCCGCGCTTCAGTCGGCGGTGCTGGCGGGAGAGTTGTTCACTCTCCCGCTCGAAGCCGCCTGA
- the hutU gene encoding urocanate hydratase: protein MEQTLTDRRDNSRHIRARRGNDVRAKHWTTEAAVRMLMNNLDDEVAEDPQSLVVYGGIGRAARNWQCFDKIVETLERLEQDQTLLVQSGKPVGVFRTHKDAPRVLIANSNIVPKWATWECFNELDRKGLMMYGQMTAGSWIYIGTQGIVQGTYETFVEMGRQHYGGDLKGKWILTAGLGGMGGAQPLAAVMAGAHCIAIECQGSRIEKRLETRYLDKRATSIDEALEIIRTATEPTSVGLLGNAAEILPEMLKRGIRPDALTDQTSAHDPANGYCPAGWSVAKWQELRERDPAAVADAARQSIAVHVEAMLAYKDMGVPTFDYGNNIRQEAKDMGVTHAFDFPGFVPAYVRPLFCRGIGPFRWAALSGDPEDIYRTDQRVKELIPDDPHLHRWLDMARERIAFQGLPARICWVGLGQRHRLGLAFNEMVRNGEVSAPIVIGRDHLDSGSVASPNRETESMLDGSDVVSDWPLLNALLNTASGATWVSLHHGGGVGMGYSQHSGMVIVADGSDDAARRLERVLWNDPGTGVMRHADAGYAIAVDCAREQGMDLPMVGA from the coding sequence ATGGAGCAGACACTGACCGATAGACGCGACAACTCACGCCATATCCGCGCACGCCGCGGCAATGACGTGCGGGCGAAGCATTGGACTACCGAGGCGGCCGTCCGGATGCTGATGAACAACCTCGACGATGAGGTTGCCGAGGATCCGCAGAGCCTCGTCGTCTATGGGGGTATCGGCCGCGCCGCGCGCAACTGGCAGTGCTTCGACAAGATCGTCGAGACGCTTGAGCGGCTGGAGCAGGACCAGACGCTTCTCGTTCAGTCGGGCAAGCCGGTCGGCGTCTTCCGGACACACAAGGATGCGCCGCGCGTGCTCATCGCCAATTCCAACATCGTGCCGAAATGGGCGACCTGGGAGTGCTTCAACGAGCTCGATCGCAAGGGACTCATGATGTACGGGCAGATGACCGCCGGCAGCTGGATCTACATCGGCACGCAGGGCATCGTCCAAGGCACGTACGAGACCTTCGTCGAGATGGGGCGCCAGCATTATGGCGGCGATCTTAAGGGCAAGTGGATCCTCACGGCCGGTCTGGGTGGAATGGGCGGAGCGCAGCCGCTCGCGGCGGTGATGGCGGGCGCCCACTGCATCGCGATCGAGTGCCAGGGAAGCCGCATCGAGAAGCGCCTGGAGACGCGCTACCTCGACAAGCGAGCCACGAGCATCGACGAGGCGCTGGAGATCATCCGCACTGCCACCGAGCCGACCAGCGTCGGCCTGCTGGGCAATGCCGCGGAAATCCTCCCCGAGATGCTGAAGCGCGGCATCCGGCCGGACGCGTTGACCGACCAGACCTCGGCGCATGATCCCGCCAACGGCTACTGCCCGGCAGGCTGGAGCGTCGCCAAGTGGCAGGAGCTGCGCGAGCGCGACCCTGCGGCCGTCGCCGATGCCGCTCGCCAGTCCATCGCGGTCCATGTCGAAGCCATGCTCGCCTACAAGGACATGGGCGTGCCGACTTTCGATTACGGCAACAACATCCGCCAGGAAGCGAAGGACATGGGCGTGACCCACGCATTCGACTTCCCGGGCTTTGTCCCGGCCTATGTCCGCCCGCTCTTCTGCCGCGGCATCGGGCCGTTCCGCTGGGCCGCACTGTCTGGCGATCCCGAGGACATCTATCGCACCGACCAGCGCGTGAAGGAGCTGATCCCCGACGATCCGCATCTGCACCGCTGGCTCGACATGGCACGCGAGCGCATTGCGTTCCAGGGCCTGCCCGCGCGCATCTGCTGGGTCGGCCTCGGCCAGCGTCACCGCCTTGGCCTCGCCTTCAACGAGATGGTTCGCAATGGTGAAGTCAGCGCACCGATCGTCATCGGCCGCGACCACCTCGACAGCGGCTCCGTGGCGTCACCGAACCGCGAGACGGAAAGCATGCTCGACGGCAGCGACGTGGTTTCCGACTGGCCGCTGCTCAACGCGCTCCTCAACACCGCGAGCGGCGCGACCTGGGTGTCGCTACACCACGGCGGCGGCGTCGGCATGGGTTATTCGCAACACAGCGGGATGGTCATCGTCGCGGACGGCAGCGACGACGCCGCGCGGCGTCTCGAGCGCGTGTTGTGGAACGACCCGGGCACGGGCGTGATGCGTCACGCCGACGCGGGCTATGCGATTGCCGTCGACTGCGCACGCGAGCAGGGCATGGATCTGCCGATGGTCGGCGCATGA
- the hutI gene encoding imidazolonepropionase, whose amino-acid sequence MWDRLLVDCRIATMVPAPGNPLGIVENGAVAIQDGRILRVGKRTELAGFRAKEVVALGGAWVTPGLVDCHTHLIFGGTRANEHAMRRAGATYEEIAKAGGGIVSTVKATQGASDDQLLASATLRLDALKSGGVTTVEIKSGYALDVEGELRMLRCAATLAKGGGVRIVPTLLALHALPPEYKDRREDYVAMIADELIPRAAREKLATSVDAFCERIAFTPQEVERVFTAAQANGLPVRLHAEQLSNQNGAALAAKHKALSADHLEHLDDAGAKAMAKAGTVAVLLPGACYALQEKVKPPVDLLRKHKVRIAVATDCNPGTSPMLSPTLVMNMACTLFGLTPEEALAGMTVNAARALGLAHEVGSIAAGKAADLCVWRIETLAELGYWIGLPGPERRIFNGADTDR is encoded by the coding sequence ATGTGGGACCGCCTCCTCGTCGACTGCCGAATTGCCACCATGGTGCCCGCGCCGGGCAATCCGCTCGGCATCGTCGAGAACGGCGCGGTCGCGATCCAGGACGGCCGCATCCTGCGCGTCGGCAAGCGGACGGAGCTTGCCGGTTTCCGGGCGAAGGAAGTGGTCGCGCTCGGTGGCGCATGGGTGACGCCGGGTTTGGTTGACTGCCACACGCACCTGATTTTCGGCGGAACGCGCGCCAACGAACATGCGATGCGCCGAGCAGGCGCGACCTATGAAGAGATCGCCAAGGCCGGGGGCGGGATTGTCTCGACGGTCAAGGCGACGCAGGGTGCATCAGACGACCAGCTGCTGGCGTCAGCGACGCTCCGGCTCGATGCGCTGAAGAGCGGCGGCGTCACCACGGTCGAGATCAAATCGGGCTACGCGCTCGACGTCGAGGGCGAACTTCGAATGCTGCGCTGCGCGGCGACGCTCGCGAAAGGGGGCGGGGTCCGGATTGTGCCGACCTTGCTCGCGCTCCATGCGCTGCCACCCGAGTACAAGGATCGCCGCGAGGACTATGTCGCGATGATCGCCGACGAGCTGATCCCGCGCGCGGCGCGAGAGAAGCTGGCGACCAGCGTCGACGCGTTCTGCGAGCGCATCGCCTTCACGCCACAGGAGGTGGAGCGCGTCTTCACCGCCGCACAGGCGAACGGCCTTCCGGTACGTCTTCACGCGGAGCAGCTCTCGAACCAGAACGGCGCCGCGCTCGCCGCGAAGCACAAGGCGCTGTCTGCGGACCATCTCGAGCATCTCGATGACGCGGGCGCCAAGGCGATGGCCAAGGCGGGAACGGTCGCCGTCCTGCTTCCCGGAGCATGCTACGCGCTGCAGGAAAAGGTGAAGCCGCCGGTCGATCTTCTGCGCAAGCACAAGGTGCGGATCGCCGTCGCGACCGACTGCAACCCGGGAACTTCCCCGATGCTCTCGCCGACGCTGGTGATGAATATGGCGTGCACCTTGTTCGGCCTGACCCCGGAGGAGGCGCTCGCAGGAATGACCGTCAACGCAGCACGCGCGCTTGGCCTCGCTCACGAGGTCGGAAGCATTGCGGCCGGCAAGGCCGCGGACCTGTGCGTGTGGCGAATCGAAACTCTCGCCGAGCTGGGCTACTGGATCGGCCTGCCGGGGCCCGAGCGGCGCATTTTCAATGGAGCAGACACTGACCGATAG
- a CDS encoding arginase family protein, translating to MSGWPNLFELLVLPEVSTPVGLIGAPLAAGSVTPGRCDLAPSLLRQTLRRIGRYDIETGRELSTRIADRGDVEIEDLTIEQATGPIRDAVQASTAVHSLTLLVGGNNAVTRPGVLGLGMPLEEVGLITLDAHFDMRETDRGLGNGNPVRALIEDGLPGANIAQVGLAAFANSQKMHRDAVEAGNHVITIGEIRLNGIERSIERALNHVAHCEAIVVDCDIDVIDRSQFPAAPGARPGGMSSAEFFRAARQLAAEPRVRVIDLTEWDPPLDTTDLSALTAARWVAECLAGFEMRAS from the coding sequence ATGAGCGGCTGGCCCAACCTCTTCGAGCTTCTCGTCCTCCCCGAAGTGTCCACGCCAGTCGGCCTGATCGGCGCTCCGCTGGCTGCCGGATCGGTCACTCCCGGAAGATGCGACCTGGCGCCGTCGCTGCTCCGCCAGACGCTGCGGAGGATCGGGCGTTACGACATCGAGACGGGCCGTGAGCTGTCGACGCGCATTGCCGATCGGGGGGATGTCGAAATCGAGGACCTGACCATCGAACAGGCGACGGGTCCGATCCGCGATGCCGTTCAGGCGAGCACGGCGGTCCATTCGCTCACTCTGCTCGTCGGCGGCAATAATGCGGTTACGAGGCCCGGCGTCCTCGGCCTCGGAATGCCGCTGGAGGAGGTTGGGCTCATCACGCTGGATGCCCATTTCGACATGCGCGAGACGGACCGGGGTCTCGGCAACGGCAATCCCGTGCGGGCGCTGATCGAGGATGGGCTTCCGGGTGCGAACATCGCGCAAGTTGGCCTGGCGGCCTTCGCCAACAGCCAGAAGATGCATCGCGACGCGGTCGAGGCGGGCAATCACGTCATCACCATCGGCGAGATCCGGCTCAACGGTATCGAGCGTTCGATCGAGCGCGCCTTGAACCACGTCGCGCACTGCGAGGCGATCGTCGTCGACTGCGACATCGACGTGATCGACCGCTCCCAGTTTCCCGCGGCACCGGGCGCCCGCCCGGGTGGGATGAGTTCGGCGGAATTCTTCCGCGCCGCTCGTCAGCTGGCGGCTGAGCCGCGCGTTCGCGTGATCGACCTGACCGAATGGGACCCGCCGCTGGACACGACGGATCTCAGCGCTTTGACCGCCGCCCGCTGGGTGGCCGAGTGCCTCGCGGGCTTCGAGATGCGCGCTTCGTAG
- a CDS encoding PRC-barrel domain-containing protein translates to MSGPRPWLAQERDRSRQVRARMGSPVMRLTDVRHKEVRTLDGERLGRIFEVHCERGTVTALMVGPGSLWERFTAKRGGQRIPWGRVKRIEAKAIVVAPAAATKRASRSPRGTRPPSGRRSKR, encoded by the coding sequence ATGTCCGGGCCGCGACCTTGGCTTGCACAAGAGCGAGATCGCAGCCGGCAAGTACGTGCCCGAATGGGGAGCCCTGTGATGCGCCTGACCGACGTGCGCCATAAAGAGGTCCGTACGCTCGACGGCGAGCGACTTGGCCGCATCTTCGAAGTGCACTGCGAACGCGGGACGGTGACGGCACTGATGGTTGGGCCCGGAAGCCTGTGGGAACGCTTTACCGCCAAGAGGGGAGGTCAGCGCATTCCATGGGGGCGGGTGAAGCGCATCGAGGCGAAGGCGATCGTCGTAGCGCCGGCCGCGGCTACGAAGCGCGCATCTCGAAGCCCGCGAGGCACTCGGCCACCCAGCGGGCGGCGGTCAAAGCGCTGA
- a CDS encoding PRC-barrel domain-containing protein, with protein MTPDNRIKLVSQLLDLPLLDTEGKYCGVVDDVEFTGQAGKELKLKALLVGPGAYAGRLPPWTMWLVKKLAGDRMTRVPMDKVRAITSTVHLECPGRDLGLHKSEIAAGKYVPEWGAL; from the coding sequence ATGACGCCCGACAATCGCATCAAGCTGGTGAGCCAATTGCTCGATCTGCCACTGCTCGACACCGAGGGAAAATATTGCGGCGTCGTCGACGACGTCGAGTTCACCGGTCAGGCGGGCAAGGAGCTGAAGTTGAAAGCATTGCTCGTCGGTCCGGGGGCGTATGCGGGCCGGCTGCCGCCGTGGACTATGTGGCTGGTGAAGAAGCTGGCAGGCGATCGGATGACCCGCGTGCCGATGGACAAGGTGCGCGCGATCACGAGCACCGTTCATCTCGAATGTCCGGGCCGCGACCTTGGCTTGCACAAGAGCGAGATCGCAGCCGGCAAGTACGTGCCCGAATGGGGAGCCCTGTGA
- a CDS encoding NRAMP family divalent metal transporter, with the protein MNPLELTLGIMTAVGGFVDISELVFAAKAGSTFGYALIWVFALGTIGIMVFGEMSGRVAAVAKQPVFNLMRHRLGLKLGLVTLCASFISNLITCAAEVGGTALILNYLTGAPYVLMAVTIVVLLIASIWVLPFKWIERVYGLLGLFMIVFLVALVAIHPPWDEIAGGFVPQVPQGLSTKELLMFAYFGVAILSAVMFPYEVYFYSSGGIEEGWGPKDLLTNRLTCVVGFALGSLLAIAILANSAVLFGPANVDPAVPGTAALEAAIPFGKWGLILALLGMFFAVAGAAVETCLANAYCVSQFFGWIWGRHKKPWEAPRFTLTWIAVFLLALAIILTGIDPMQLVEYAVLFSILVLPLTYLPLLLLAGDKTYMRQHVNGRVARSLGWLYFAIITLAAVAAIPLFILTSGGQA; encoded by the coding sequence TTGAATCCGCTTGAGCTGACACTCGGAATCATGACCGCCGTCGGCGGGTTCGTCGACATCAGCGAACTGGTGTTCGCGGCGAAGGCCGGGTCGACCTTCGGCTACGCGCTCATCTGGGTTTTCGCGCTGGGCACGATCGGAATCATGGTCTTCGGCGAGATGAGCGGCCGTGTCGCGGCCGTGGCCAAGCAGCCGGTGTTCAACCTGATGCGTCATCGGCTTGGGCTCAAGCTGGGATTGGTCACGCTGTGCGCGTCTTTCATCAGCAATCTGATCACTTGTGCCGCAGAAGTCGGCGGGACTGCGCTGATCCTCAATTACCTGACCGGAGCGCCGTACGTGTTGATGGCGGTGACGATCGTCGTCCTGCTGATCGCCTCGATCTGGGTGCTGCCATTCAAGTGGATCGAGCGCGTCTACGGGCTGCTGGGCCTGTTCATGATTGTCTTCCTGGTTGCGCTCGTCGCGATCCACCCGCCGTGGGACGAGATCGCCGGCGGGTTCGTTCCGCAGGTGCCGCAGGGGCTCAGCACCAAGGAGCTGCTGATGTTCGCCTATTTCGGCGTGGCGATCCTCAGCGCGGTCATGTTCCCTTACGAGGTCTACTTCTATTCGTCGGGCGGCATTGAAGAAGGCTGGGGCCCGAAGGATCTCCTGACGAACCGGCTCACCTGTGTGGTCGGCTTCGCGCTCGGGTCGCTGCTGGCGATTGCCATCCTCGCCAACTCTGCGGTCCTGTTCGGTCCGGCGAACGTCGATCCCGCGGTTCCCGGCACAGCCGCGCTCGAGGCGGCCATCCCCTTCGGAAAGTGGGGCCTGATCCTGGCGCTGCTGGGCATGTTCTTCGCAGTCGCAGGAGCGGCGGTCGAGACTTGCCTCGCGAACGCCTATTGCGTCTCGCAATTCTTCGGCTGGATCTGGGGGCGCCACAAGAAACCGTGGGAAGCACCGCGCTTCACGCTCACCTGGATCGCCGTTTTCCTGCTCGCACTGGCAATCATCCTCACTGGCATCGATCCGATGCAGCTGGTCGAATATGCGGTGCTCTTCTCCATCCTGGTGCTGCCGCTCACCTATCTGCCGCTGCTGCTGCTGGCTGGCGACAAAACCTACATGCGCCAGCATGTGAACGGCCGCGTCGCAAGGAGCCTTGGCTGGCTCTATTTCGCCATCATTACCTTGGCGGCAGTCGCGGCCATCCCGCTCTTCATCCTGACATCCGGAGGGCAGGCATGA
- a CDS encoding alpha-ketoglutarate-dependent dioxygenase AlkB, whose protein sequence is MTQADLFAEPLIEGLDYREDFISRDEEASLLRQLEMIDLAPFRFHGWTGNRKTQSYGWRYDFDDASFRPAEPIPDWLQPLSRRAAELAGEEIAHALLARYDPGAGIGWHRDRSVFERVVGVSLNSPANLRFRQRTGAGFKRFSLPVEPRSAYLLSGEARHDWEHSIVPGETLRFSITFRTLSDLGRRKAAQN, encoded by the coding sequence ATGACCCAGGCCGATCTCTTCGCCGAACCCCTGATCGAAGGCCTCGACTATCGGGAGGACTTCATCAGCCGCGATGAAGAGGCATCTCTGCTGCGCCAACTCGAGATGATCGATCTCGCGCCCTTCCGCTTTCACGGCTGGACCGGCAACCGCAAGACGCAAAGCTACGGCTGGCGGTACGACTTCGACGACGCAAGCTTCCGTCCGGCCGAGCCCATTCCGGACTGGCTGCAGCCGCTGAGCCGGAGAGCGGCGGAGCTGGCAGGCGAGGAGATCGCTCATGCGCTCCTTGCGCGCTACGACCCAGGTGCCGGCATCGGCTGGCATCGCGATCGCTCAGTGTTTGAGCGCGTCGTCGGCGTGTCGCTGAACTCACCGGCGAACCTGCGCTTCCGCCAGCGGACTGGCGCCGGCTTCAAGCGCTTCAGCCTGCCCGTGGAGCCGCGGTCCGCCTACCTCCTGTCGGGCGAGGCTCGCCACGATTGGGAGCACAGCATCGTGCCGGGCGAGACTCTCCGTTTCTCCATCACCTTCCGGACTTTGTCCGACCTCGGGCGCCGCAAAGCTGCGCAGAACTGA
- a CDS encoding ATP-dependent DNA ligase produces the protein MEALLAAELPDGEGWQFEPKWDGFRCIARRDGETIEMISRSGKSLGRYFPEVLELLGRVKEQRFTLDGELILPLADRLDFEALQMRLHPAESRVRKLSKETPAQLMLFDVLRIGAKEFDQKPLADRRLALEKFHRVNAVDGLLLSPATTDRKMALGWLQRSGGALDGVVAKRLDQPYRFGERAMVKVKQLRTADCVVGGFRYAEKKREVGSLLLGLYDGEGLLHHLGFTSAIPAKERPELTERLEALIGPPGFTGNAPGGPSRWNTERTAQWQPLKPELVVEVRYDQVTGRRFRHGTALLRWRPDKAPEQCTFEQLAPELKPSEIRELFGA, from the coding sequence ATGGAAGCGCTGTTGGCCGCTGAGCTGCCGGATGGCGAAGGCTGGCAGTTCGAGCCCAAATGGGACGGCTTTCGCTGTATCGCGCGCCGAGACGGCGAGACGATCGAGATGATCTCGCGCTCCGGCAAATCCCTCGGCCGCTACTTCCCCGAAGTGCTGGAGTTGCTCGGACGCGTGAAGGAGCAACGCTTCACACTCGATGGAGAGCTGATCCTTCCGCTCGCCGACCGGCTCGACTTCGAGGCGTTGCAGATGCGGCTGCACCCGGCCGAGAGCCGCGTCCGCAAGCTCTCGAAAGAGACCCCTGCCCAGTTGATGCTCTTCGACGTGCTGCGGATCGGCGCGAAGGAATTCGACCAAAAGCCGTTGGCGGATCGTCGCCTTGCTCTCGAGAAATTTCACAGGGTGAACGCTGTCGACGGCCTGCTTTTGTCGCCCGCGACGACGGACCGGAAGATGGCGCTCGGCTGGCTGCAGCGCAGTGGCGGCGCACTCGACGGCGTCGTCGCGAAGCGCCTCGATCAGCCTTACCGCTTCGGCGAGCGGGCGATGGTCAAGGTGAAGCAGTTGCGGACCGCCGACTGCGTGGTCGGCGGGTTTCGCTATGCTGAGAAGAAGCGCGAAGTCGGTTCACTCCTCCTCGGTCTCTATGACGGCGAAGGGCTACTGCACCACCTCGGCTTCACGTCCGCCATTCCGGCGAAGGAGCGCCCGGAACTGACCGAAAGGCTGGAAGCGCTGATCGGGCCGCCCGGATTCACCGGCAATGCGCCTGGCGGCCCTAGCCGCTGGAACACCGAGCGCACCGCTCAGTGGCAACCGCTCAAGCCCGAGCTGGTTGTCGAGGTTCGCTACGACCAGGTTACTGGGCGGCGCTTCCGGCATGGCACGGCACTGCTGCGCTGGAGGCCCGACAAGGCGCCGGAGCAGTGCACTTTCGAGCAACTGGCTCCGGAGCTGAAGCCGTCCGAGATCCGGGAGCTGTTCGGCGCATGA